Below is a genomic region from Actinomycetota bacterium.
CACCCATAATACCCTCCTTTCTATACTAACTTTTTAGCCTTTATAATTAAATTTGCTGTTTTCTTGCGCAGATTCGCAATGAAATGGCAGCTCTTGCAGTCCCACCTTTCTTTATCATAATCCGGGCAGGAAAGGAGCACATCTGATTCTTTTTTTAATTCCTCGGCATACGCTGCCTTTTCCTGCACCCCTTTTGCCATATTAATTCTACCTGTAATATCCTTTATCAGGGATTCTTGTTTTTGAAATGTCAGGCAACTTATTTTGGGTTCTTCTTTATGCATATTCCCTCCTCACATCAAATTCCCCAGAGGACCTAAATCTAAATTTAACTCTTCATCCTCGATACCAAAGATAGTTTGTATCTCCTTTATCTTTGTTTTCATTGCCTTAAGGCTTAATCCTAATTTTTGAATTTCTGCCTGAGAAAGTGTCCCTCTCTTTACCCTTCTGAAGGCCTCTTTTTCCAGAAGTTTTCTTATTAATTCCACCAGAGTTAAAATTAATTGAGCTAAACCTTGTTCTGCCTTTTTGGGATTACCTAAGTCAATAAGTCTGGGGATGTTTTCTTCAGCCCTTCTTATTTCTCCCTTTAATTTCTCTATATACTTTATATCTTCAGGGGTAAGTT
It encodes:
- the gvpJ gene encoding gas vesicle protein GvpJ — translated: MTLVDALDKVLEKGAIINGDIVIRVADVDLVFLGLRLILTSISKAEELSGKSFSNPEKELTPEDIKYIEKLKGEIRRAEENIPRLIDLGNPKKAEQGLAQLILTLVELIRKLLEKEAFRRVKRGTLSQAEIQKLGLSLKAMKTKIKEIQTIFGIEDEELNLDLGPLGNLM